A single region of the Mannheimia bovis genome encodes:
- the hisF gene encoding imidazole glycerol phosphate synthase subunit HisF, producing MLAKRIIPCLDVRDGQVVKGVQFRNHEIIGDIVPLAQRYAQEGADELVFYDITASSDGRTVDKSWVERVAQVIDIPFCVAGGIKTIADAEQIFAFGADKISINSPALADPDLISRLADRFGVQAIVVGIDSWFEKETGRYWVNQYTGDEKRTRQTNWQLLDWVAEVQKRGAGEIVLNMMNQDGVRNGYDLVQLKKVRDVCNVPLIASGGAGEMVHFRDAFIDAQVDGALAASVFHKQIINIGELKAYLAAEGIEIRK from the coding sequence ATGTTGGCAAAACGGATAATTCCTTGTTTGGACGTGCGTGACGGGCAGGTCGTCAAAGGCGTACAGTTCCGCAATCACGAAATCATCGGCGACATCGTACCGCTTGCTCAGCGTTATGCCCAAGAAGGGGCGGATGAGTTGGTGTTTTACGACATCACGGCATCATCAGACGGTCGAACGGTGGATAAAAGCTGGGTGGAGCGTGTAGCACAGGTGATCGACATTCCGTTCTGCGTGGCGGGCGGGATTAAGACCATTGCCGATGCGGAGCAGATTTTTGCCTTTGGTGCAGACAAAATCTCGATCAACTCTCCGGCTCTTGCCGATCCTGATTTAATTTCTCGCTTGGCGGATCGTTTTGGCGTGCAGGCGATTGTGGTGGGCATTGATAGCTGGTTCGAGAAAGAAACCGGCAGATACTGGGTCAATCAATACACCGGCGATGAAAAACGCACTCGCCAAACCAACTGGCAACTGCTTGACTGGGTGGCGGAAGTGCAAAAACGCGGGGCTGGCGAAATCGTACTGAATATGATGAACCAAGACGGCGTGCGTAACGGCTATGATTTAGTGCAACTGAAAAAAGTGCGTGACGTGTGCAATGTGCCACTGATTGCATCAGGCGGTGCAGGCGAAATGGTGCATTTCCGTGATGCTTTTATTGATGCTCAGGTTGATGGAGCTTTGGCGGCAAGTGTGTTTCACAAGCAGATTATCAATATTGGAGAGTTGAAGGCGTATTTGGCGGCGGAAGGGATTGAGATCCGTAAATAA
- the hisA gene encoding 1-(5-phosphoribosyl)-5-[(5-phosphoribosylamino)methylideneamino]imidazole-4-carboxamide isomerase gives MKHSQIIPALDLINGQVVRLHQGDYAKQTTYTDDPIAQFADYVAQGAKQLHLVDLTGAKNPAERQTALIGKIIAATNCPIQVGGGIRTEQDVADLLAVGASRVVIGSTAVKERETVKGWFKKYGAEKFVLALDVNIDPNGNKIIAISGWQEASGVSLEELIEDYQTVGLQHVLCTDISRDGTLAGSNVELYREICTKYPDIEFQSSGGIGSLADIAALQGTGVAGVIVGRALLEGKFNVAEAIECWQNG, from the coding sequence ATGAAACACTCTCAAATTATCCCCGCCCTAGATTTAATCAACGGGCAAGTGGTGCGATTGCACCAAGGCGATTATGCCAAACAGACCACCTACACCGACGACCCCATCGCCCAATTTGCCGATTATGTGGCACAGGGGGCAAAACAGTTACATTTGGTCGATTTGACGGGGGCGAAAAATCCTGCCGAACGTCAGACCGCACTGATTGGCAAAATTATCGCCGCCACGAACTGCCCAATCCAAGTCGGCGGTGGTATTCGTACCGAGCAAGATGTGGCGGATTTATTGGCGGTGGGGGCTAGCCGTGTGGTGATTGGCTCTACTGCGGTCAAAGAGCGTGAAACAGTCAAAGGCTGGTTTAAAAAATATGGTGCGGAGAAATTCGTGTTGGCGTTGGATGTGAATATCGACCCAAACGGCAACAAAATCATCGCCATCAGCGGTTGGCAAGAGGCAAGCGGTGTGTCGCTCGAAGAGCTGATTGAAGACTATCAAACGGTCGGCTTGCAGCACGTTTTATGCACCGACATCTCTCGTGATGGCACGCTTGCTGGCTCAAATGTCGAGCTGTACCGTGAAATCTGCACCAAATACCCCGACATCGAATTCCAATCATCGGGCGGTATCGGCTCACTTGCCGACATCGCTGCCTTACAAGGCACAGGCGTGGCGGGCGTGATTGTGGGGCGTGCGTTGTTAGAAGGCAAATTTAATGTAGCGGAGGCAATCGAATGTTGGCAAAACGGATAA
- the hisH gene encoding imidazole glycerol phosphate synthase subunit HisH, with product MTNLTIIDTGCANLSSVKFAFDRLGIQAEISRDLNKIQSADKLLLPGVGTAIAAMKNLHDRQLIETIQNATQPMLGICLGMQLMTEFSHEGDVATLSLMSGKTELLPNTGLPLPHMGWNKVQYQADHPLFHGIEQGSHFYFVHSYAVRPNAHTIATCDYGVPFSAAIANQNFYGVQFHPERSGAAGAKLLRNFVENV from the coding sequence ATGACAAACCTAACCATCATCGACACAGGCTGTGCCAACCTGTCTTCGGTCAAATTTGCGTTTGACCGCCTTGGCATTCAGGCGGAGATCTCGCGTGATCTCAACAAAATCCAATCCGCCGATAAACTACTGCTCCCCGGTGTGGGAACGGCAATCGCAGCGATGAAAAACCTGCACGATCGCCAGCTGATTGAAACAATCCAAAATGCCACCCAGCCAATGCTTGGCATCTGTTTGGGTATGCAGCTAATGACCGAATTTTCTCACGAAGGCGATGTGGCAACTCTGAGCCTAATGAGTGGAAAAACCGAGCTGTTACCAAACACCGGCTTACCGTTGCCGCATATGGGCTGGAACAAAGTGCAGTATCAAGCCGACCACCCATTATTCCACGGCATTGAGCAAGGCAGCCATTTCTATTTTGTGCATAGCTATGCTGTCCGTCCGAACGCTCACACCATCGCCACTTGCGATTACGGTGTGCCATTCTCAGCAGCGATTGCCAATCAAAACTTCTACGGCGTACAGTTCCACCCTGAGCGTTCAGGAGCGGCAGGGGCGAAGTTGCTACGGAATTTTGTGGAGAATGTCTAA
- a CDS encoding HEPN domain-containing protein — protein MYFERERIELPQGVVQGDHIDTEWLKKASPEEQKEALFQWFTNQYEDPVESLPYDSSEGGYIPIHGALVDPFDEFWAFGDIVSDEVIEEVAQELFDIAGDMWSPIPSQDEDFFEYDRNISPLEAFEKRINDSEMLIGILSSDNKNHFLLQMSVFSLFFTAFETYLWEVTKYNIKHYPEILKNLILNNRKDDIKNKAFLLIQRFYKGEVSDILAELEKIIHRKLDSEIIWHNSDNLDYVFKQGFGLNRLPNYTDIKDLLRTRNNIIHRFGMNIEGNDIELPDLDKAKSIFTKYCEDLDKLIQDKINEITMNRLKDLTGSVNK, from the coding sequence ATGTATTTTGAAAGAGAAAGAATAGAGTTACCACAAGGAGTTGTTCAAGGAGATCATATTGATACTGAATGGCTGAAAAAAGCGAGCCCAGAAGAGCAAAAAGAAGCTTTATTTCAATGGTTCACTAATCAATATGAGGATCCTGTTGAATCATTGCCGTATGATTCTAGCGAAGGTGGATATATACCTATACATGGAGCTTTAGTTGATCCGTTTGATGAATTTTGGGCGTTTGGCGATATTGTTTCTGATGAAGTGATAGAAGAGGTTGCTCAAGAACTGTTTGATATTGCCGGAGATATGTGGTCACCTATTCCATCACAAGACGAGGATTTTTTTGAATATGATCGTAATATTTCTCCATTAGAAGCATTTGAGAAAAGGATAAATGATTCTGAGATGTTAATAGGTATATTATCTAGCGATAATAAAAACCACTTTTTATTACAAATGTCAGTATTTAGCTTATTTTTCACTGCGTTTGAGACTTATTTATGGGAAGTTACAAAATATAATATAAAACATTACCCTGAAATTTTAAAAAATCTCATCTTGAATAATAGGAAAGATGATATTAAAAATAAGGCATTCTTATTGATCCAACGTTTTTATAAGGGAGAAGTGTCAGATATCTTAGCAGAACTGGAAAAGATAATTCACAGAAAGCTGGATAGTGAAATAATTTGGCATAACTCAGATAATCTAGATTATGTCTTTAAACAAGGATTTGGGCTAAACAGGCTTCCAAACTATACAGACATCAAAGATTTATTAAGAACAAGAAATAATATTATTCATAGATTTGGAATGAATATAGAAGGTAATGACATTGAATTACCAGACTTGGATAAAGCTAAATCTATATTCACTAAATACTGTGAAGATCTTGATAAATTAATACAAGATAAAATAAATGAAATAACCATGAATAGATTAAAAGATTTAACTGGAAGTGTTAATAAATGA
- the hisB gene encoding bifunctional histidinol-phosphatase/imidazoleglycerol-phosphate dehydratase HisB — protein sequence MQPTLFIDRDGTLIDEPKTDFQIDSLEKLKFEPNVIPALLKLKNKYRFVMVSNQDGLGTSSFPQEDFDKPHNAMMALFKSQGIEFGDVLICPHKPEDGCDCRKPHTKLLQKYIDRQLFDPASSFVIGDRATDVQLAENLGIRALQYHPEKLNWDLITEKLLGEAVTNIGDRTPRYAEVVRKTKETDIKVQVWLDETGANEIRTGVGFFDHMLDQIATHGGFRMNITTKGDLWIDEHHTVEDTALALGTALKQAIGDKRGIARFGFVLPMDECKAECTMDLSGRPFIKFKADFKRDKVGDFSTELTEHFFQSIAFTLLATLHIKAKGDNDHHKIESLFKVFGRTLRQCIRIEGNELPSSKGVL from the coding sequence ATGCAACCAACCCTTTTCATCGACCGTGACGGCACGTTAATTGACGAGCCAAAAACCGATTTCCAAATTGACAGCTTGGAAAAGCTAAAATTTGAACCCAATGTCATTCCAGCCCTACTCAAACTCAAAAACAAATACCGCTTTGTGATGGTGTCGAACCAAGACGGCTTAGGCACGAGTTCGTTCCCTCAGGAAGATTTCGACAAACCTCACAATGCGATGATGGCATTGTTCAAATCGCAAGGTATTGAATTTGGCGATGTGTTGATTTGTCCGCACAAGCCCGAAGACGGCTGCGACTGCCGTAAACCGCACACCAAACTGCTGCAAAAATACATCGACCGCCAACTGTTCGATCCTGCCAGCAGCTTTGTGATTGGCGATCGTGCTACCGATGTGCAACTGGCGGAAAATTTGGGTATTCGTGCATTGCAATACCACCCTGAAAAGCTGAATTGGGATTTAATCACCGAAAAATTGCTCGGTGAAGCCGTGACCAATATCGGCGACCGCACGCCACGTTATGCGGAAGTGGTGCGTAAAACCAAAGAAACCGACATCAAAGTGCAGGTTTGGCTGGACGAAACAGGTGCGAATGAAATCAGAACCGGCGTGGGCTTTTTCGACCATATGCTTGACCAAATTGCCACCCACGGTGGCTTCCGAATGAACATCACCACCAAAGGCGATTTGTGGATTGACGAGCACCACACGGTCGAAGACACCGCTTTGGCACTGGGTACGGCATTAAAACAAGCGATTGGCGACAAACGTGGCATCGCCCGTTTCGGTTTCGTGCTACCGATGGACGAATGCAAAGCCGAATGTACGATGGATTTATCGGGCAGACCGTTTATCAAATTTAAAGCCGATTTCAAACGTGACAAAGTAGGCGATTTCAGCACCGAATTGACCGAACACTTCTTCCAATCCATCGCCTTCACGCTGCTTGCCACCCTGCATATCAAGGCAAAAGGCGACAACGACCACCACAAAATCGAAAGCCTGTTCAAAGTCTTCGGCAGAACGCTCAGACAATGTATCCGCATTGAAGGGAATGAGTTGCCAAGCTCGAAAGGGGTTTTATAA
- the hisC gene encoding histidinol-phosphate transaminase, with amino-acid sequence MTISQLSRKNIQALTPYQSARRLGGSGDVWLNANEYAVSPNFDLTDRTFNRYPEPQPQAVIEGYARYAGVSPENVLVSRGGDESIELIIRAFCEPNDSILYCPPTYGMYSVSADTCGIATKTVPLTADFQLNLPQIQANLDGVKVVFVCSPNNPTGNLIKRSDLLELLQITAGKAIVVVDEAYIEFCPEASLVSELKNFPHLAIIRTLSKAFALAGLRCGFTLANAELIGVLQKVIAPYPLPVPVSDIAAQALSPQGIEQMRERVAEVIALRAELQKNLENLPLVERVFESEANYLLFKCQDGQKAFKALWDQGIILRDQHKALGLQNCIRITIGTTEENLRVINALKNM; translated from the coding sequence ATGACAATCTCACAACTTTCGCGAAAAAACATTCAAGCCCTGACCCCGTATCAATCCGCACGCCGATTGGGTGGCAGTGGCGATGTGTGGCTGAATGCCAATGAATATGCGGTGTCGCCGAACTTTGATTTAACCGACCGCACTTTTAACCGCTACCCCGAGCCACAACCGCAGGCGGTGATTGAGGGGTACGCCCGTTACGCAGGCGTTTCGCCCGAAAACGTGCTGGTTTCCCGTGGCGGCGATGAGAGTATTGAGCTGATTATTCGTGCCTTTTGCGAACCGAACGACAGCATTCTCTACTGTCCGCCGACTTACGGAATGTATTCCGTGAGTGCCGATACTTGCGGCATTGCGACCAAAACCGTGCCGCTGACTGCCGATTTCCAACTCAATTTACCGCAAATCCAAGCGAACTTAGACGGCGTGAAAGTTGTGTTTGTGTGCAGCCCGAACAACCCAACAGGCAACCTGATCAAGCGGTCAGATTTGCTCGAACTTTTGCAAATCACCGCAGGTAAAGCCATTGTGGTTGTGGATGAAGCCTATATTGAGTTCTGCCCTGAGGCGAGCCTTGTGAGTGAGCTGAAAAATTTCCCGCATCTGGCAATTATCCGCACACTCTCCAAAGCCTTTGCCTTGGCAGGCTTACGTTGTGGCTTTACCTTGGCGAATGCTGAGCTGATTGGCGTGCTGCAAAAAGTGATTGCCCCGTATCCGCTGCCTGTGCCGGTTTCCGATATTGCCGCCCAAGCCCTTTCCCCACAAGGCATTGAACAAATGCGTGAGCGAGTAGCGGAAGTGATTGCCCTGCGTGCCGAATTGCAAAAAAATCTCGAAAACTTACCGCTTGTGGAGAGAGTATTTGAGAGTGAAGCGAACTATTTGCTGTTCAAATGCCAAGACGGGCAGAAAGCTTTCAAAGCATTGTGGGATCAAGGTATTATTTTGCGAGATCAGCATAAAGCATTGGGCTTACAAAACTGCATTCGGATTACTATTGGCACCACAGAAGAGAATTTGCGTGTGATTAACGCATTAAAGAATATGTAA
- the rsmC gene encoding 16S rRNA (guanine(1207)-N(2))-methyltransferase RsmC: MLSLESEVLERHLALFEQKSVLLFGDVRDDFAQQLKAAKNVSVFSSYFDYARHRSNVVFGLECDLAAELAVFYWTKNKQECQFQLLQWLSQCQVGQEMLIIGENRAGVRSVEKLLEPFGNIAKIDSARRCGLYHFELQTVPTFDCKKFWKSYRLQVLEIFALPAVFSSAELDNGTKLLLSTFSKEDRLKGKVLDLGCGAGVIGAILAQQFPKIKLTMSDIHAMALESSRRTLAENQLEGDVLASDVFSHLTDRFDLIVSNPPFHDGVDTAYRAVEELIFQAKNHLTKGGELRIVANAFLPYPDLLDKAFGKHEVLAKSTKFKVYSARA; this comes from the coding sequence ATGCTCTCATTAGAAAGCGAAGTGCTTGAACGCCACTTGGCGTTATTTGAACAGAAATCGGTATTATTATTTGGCGATGTGCGAGATGATTTCGCCCAACAGCTCAAAGCAGCGAAAAATGTGTCGGTATTCAGCAGTTATTTTGATTACGCCCGCCACCGCTCAAATGTCGTCTTTGGCTTGGAATGCGATTTGGCTGCGGAATTAGCAGTGTTTTATTGGACAAAAAACAAACAAGAGTGCCAATTCCAATTATTGCAATGGCTCTCTCAATGTCAAGTAGGGCAAGAGATGCTGATTATCGGCGAAAACCGTGCGGGCGTACGTTCGGTGGAAAAACTGCTTGAGCCATTTGGTAATATTGCCAAAATTGATTCCGCCCGCCGTTGTGGTTTATATCATTTTGAACTACAAACCGTGCCGACTTTCGATTGCAAAAAATTCTGGAAATCTTACCGCTTGCAAGTGTTAGAGATCTTCGCTTTGCCCGCTGTTTTTAGCTCGGCAGAGTTGGATAACGGCACAAAATTGCTGCTTTCCACCTTCAGCAAAGAGGACAGACTCAAAGGCAAAGTGCTAGATCTCGGTTGTGGTGCCGGTGTGATTGGGGCAATTCTTGCCCAGCAATTCCCGAAAATCAAGCTGACAATGAGTGATATTCACGCAATGGCATTGGAATCTAGCCGCCGTACTCTGGCAGAAAATCAGTTAGAGGGGGATGTTCTGGCGAGCGATGTGTTCTCTCACCTCACAGACCGCTTTGATTTGATTGTATCCAACCCACCGTTTCACGATGGGGTCGATACCGCTTACCGTGCGGTGGAAGAGCTGATTTTCCAAGCGAAAAATCATCTGACTAAAGGGGGCGAATTACGCATTGTCGCCAATGCCTTTTTACCTTATCCGGACTTGCTTGATAAAGCCTTCGGCAAACACGAAGTATTAGCCAAATCCACCAAATTTAAGGTCTATTCGGCAAGGGCATAA
- a CDS encoding DNA polymerase III subunit psi: MNRRDLLLNEMGISQWVLTKPQVLKGDAQIRLNENVKLIVVCEEDYQTSRLFSDILLALGLQKSHYQWLNAEQSQRLVFPHSPILWLIQAEEQAVKIAKKFANSTAWKNLAWQDLSHSTHKRQLWQQIDAYYHHLGKDRD, from the coding sequence ATGAATAGGCGTGATTTGCTGTTAAATGAAATGGGTATTTCGCAATGGGTTTTAACCAAACCGCAGGTGCTGAAAGGCGATGCCCAAATTCGCTTAAATGAAAATGTGAAATTGATTGTGGTATGTGAGGAAGACTACCAAACCAGCCGTCTGTTTTCAGATATTCTGCTGGCATTGGGGCTACAAAAATCCCACTATCAATGGCTGAATGCCGAGCAATCTCAACGGTTGGTTTTCCCTCATTCGCCGATACTATGGTTAATTCAGGCGGAAGAACAAGCGGTTAAAATAGCAAAAAAATTTGCAAATTCGACCGCTTGGAAAAATCTTGCTTGGCAAGATCTCTCCCATTCCACGCATAAACGCCAACTTTGGCAGCAAATAGATGCCTATTATCATCATTTGGGGAAAGATCGTGATTGA
- the rimI gene encoding ribosomal protein S18-alanine N-acetyltransferase, whose protein sequence is MIEEIQQTDFERLFEIEQKAHLVPWSKGTLLNNQGEKYLNLKLVENGEIVAFAISQVVLDEATLFNITVDPAFQHQGFGKRLLYELILQLQKRGVATLWLEVRESNITAQKLYDSLGFNEVTVRKNYYPTPEGGKENAVIMALYL, encoded by the coding sequence GTGATTGAAGAAATCCAACAAACTGATTTTGAGCGATTATTTGAAATTGAGCAAAAAGCCCATTTAGTGCCGTGGTCGAAAGGCACTTTGCTAAATAACCAAGGCGAAAAATATCTGAATTTAAAGCTGGTGGAAAACGGTGAAATTGTTGCTTTTGCTATCAGCCAAGTGGTGTTAGATGAGGCAACACTATTTAATATCACCGTTGATCCTGCTTTTCAACACCAAGGCTTTGGCAAGCGGTTACTTTACGAATTAATTTTGCAACTGCAAAAACGTGGTGTAGCAACACTTTGGCTGGAAGTGAGAGAATCCAATATTACGGCTCAAAAACTGTATGATTCACTCGGTTTCAACGAAGTTACCGTGCGGAAAAATTACTACCCTACGCCCGAAGGCGGGAAAGAAAATGCGGTGATTATGGCGTTGTATTTGTAA
- a CDS encoding integrase arm-type DNA-binding domain-containing protein — protein sequence MARKIIPLNDTQIRKAKPEDSPLRDGNGLLLVITQNSKLWRFRYERPFTKKRNDLSIGAYPDVSLAQAREIREEYRALLAQNIDPQTYRQQQEQAKTNELNNIYENVAWAWFEHRKVKKNFSDNYQKDVIALIKNNLLPHFGKMPITHITAPMAIKAFKRYQDEGKLEKLKRTIQKHNEIMTFAVHREMIPANPTANIAKEFDSPTVEHFKTIKPEDLGEFLYTLQNAQIHLQTRYLILWQLLTMTRPNEAAKAKWADIDERAKLWTIPAENMKRGIEHKITLSRQTIALLREIKKLSGGKVYLFPSVKNPQTHVNTQTANGAIKRMGYKGKLVAHGLRSIASTYLNEKGYNSDLIEVALSHINSDRVKAAYDRGERLEQRFKLLQVWADFVEECSQGSLPQYHLKVA from the coding sequence ATGGCGAGAAAAATCATACCTTTGAATGACACACAGATAAGAAAAGCGAAGCCCGAAGATAGCCCATTGAGAGATGGCAACGGCTTATTGCTGGTTATTACTCAAAATTCCAAACTTTGGCGGTTTAGATATGAGAGACCATTCACTAAAAAGCGTAATGATTTGAGTATTGGGGCTTATCCTGATGTGTCTTTAGCACAGGCGAGGGAAATTCGAGAGGAATATAGAGCGTTACTAGCTCAGAATATCGATCCTCAAACCTATCGCCAACAGCAAGAACAAGCTAAAACAAATGAGCTTAATAACATTTATGAGAATGTGGCGTGGGCGTGGTTCGAACATCGCAAGGTAAAGAAAAACTTTTCAGACAATTATCAAAAAGATGTAATCGCCTTAATCAAAAATAACCTACTCCCCCACTTTGGGAAAATGCCTATCACGCACATAACCGCACCGATGGCGATTAAAGCCTTTAAACGCTATCAAGACGAGGGCAAGCTAGAGAAGTTAAAACGGACAATTCAAAAGCATAACGAGATAATGACGTTTGCGGTTCACCGTGAAATGATACCGGCTAACCCCACCGCCAACATTGCGAAAGAGTTCGACAGCCCAACGGTAGAGCATTTTAAGACAATCAAGCCTGAAGATTTAGGCGAGTTCTTATACACGCTACAGAACGCCCAAATTCATCTACAGACACGCTATTTAATTCTGTGGCAGTTACTCACAATGACACGCCCTAACGAAGCGGCTAAGGCGAAATGGGCGGATATAGACGAACGTGCGAAACTGTGGACGATACCGGCGGAAAATATGAAACGAGGGATTGAGCATAAAATCACATTATCACGGCAAACAATCGCTCTCTTGCGAGAAATTAAGAAACTAAGTGGCGGTAAGGTGTATTTATTCCCCAGTGTGAAGAACCCACAAACGCACGTCAATACGCAAACCGCTAACGGTGCGATCAAACGAATGGGCTACAAAGGCAAATTAGTAGCTCACGGCTTGCGGTCTATTGCCTCTACTTATCTCAATGAGAAAGGATATAACAGCGATTTAATCGAAGTGGCTCTATCTCATATAAACAGCGACAGAGTAAAGGCGGCTTATGACAGGGGCGAACGCCTAGAACAACGTTTTAAACTGCTCCAAGTATGGGCGGATTTTGTAGAAGAATGTTCACAAGGTAGCTTGCCACAGTATCATTTAAAAGTAGCTTAG
- a CDS encoding addiction module antidote protein — MEAVQINEEMADKHGLRPFDVAEFLTDEETIQAYLAEVLKEGDQDEFLEALNDIARARGMAELAKQTGLGCESLYKTLAKGSKPRFDTIQKILGAFNLVLVPQVKNI, encoded by the coding sequence ATGGAAGCAGTACAAATTAACGAAGAAATGGCAGATAAACACGGCTTACGCCCTTTTGATGTGGCGGAATTTCTAACGGACGAGGAGACCATTCAAGCCTATTTAGCCGAAGTGTTGAAAGAGGGCGATCAAGATGAATTTCTAGAAGCCTTAAACGATATAGCAAGGGCTAGAGGAATGGCGGAACTTGCGAAGCAAACAGGGCTAGGATGTGAAAGTCTATATAAAACCCTAGCCAAAGGTAGTAAGCCACGTTTTGACACCATTCAGAAGATTTTAGGGGCATTCAATTTAGTGCTTGTTCCACAGGTTAAAAACATTTAA
- a CDS encoding helix-turn-helix domain-containing protein, translated as MSFYDDLMEGLTAMKEHLEGKRTLRTETLERPEPLQISADEVKAIRARLNLSQAVFAQRLRTSVKTYQGWEQGKSTPNPQATILLRLVEQSPQVFEQIARL; from the coding sequence ATGAGCTTTTACGATGACTTAATGGAGGGCTTAACGGCAATGAAGGAACACCTCGAGGGCAAGCGAACACTACGCACTGAAACGCTAGAACGCCCTGAACCGTTACAGATTTCAGCCGATGAGGTAAAAGCTATTAGGGCAAGATTAAACCTCTCTCAAGCGGTATTTGCTCAACGTTTACGAACAAGCGTAAAAACCTATCAAGGGTGGGAGCAAGGGAAAAGCACCCCAAACCCACAGGCAACTATCCTTTTGCGATTAGTGGAACAATCTCCACAGGTATTTGAACAAATTGCCCGACTTTAA
- a CDS encoding Panacea domain-containing protein, producing MFDELKVAQATAYLLNKAGGTMEHIKAMKLLYLADRLSWQRYSYSISNDEYYSLPYGPVLSNTLNLMRGEEPSLYQKGSIWGDWIADKEDHKISLRKEINTADEYFFDCLSESDTEILDEIFSAFGNYKPFALVEYTHNPKYIPEWENPQGRSKPIYLKTLLTNLGKTESEIADILEQLEEKEVMDKLFTGLDNA from the coding sequence ATGTTTGATGAGTTAAAAGTAGCACAAGCAACGGCTTATTTATTAAATAAGGCTGGCGGTACAATGGAGCATATTAAGGCAATGAAACTGCTATATCTTGCTGACCGCCTCTCTTGGCAAAGATATAGCTACTCTATTTCTAACGATGAATACTACTCTTTGCCTTATGGTCCAGTGCTAAGCAATACTCTCAACCTAATGCGAGGGGAAGAACCGAGCCTTTACCAAAAAGGCAGTATTTGGGGTGATTGGATAGCTGACAAGGAAGATCATAAAATCAGCCTTAGAAAAGAAATAAATACGGCTGACGAATATTTCTTTGATTGCCTTTCAGAAAGCGATACCGAAATTTTAGATGAGATATTTTCTGCCTTTGGCAATTACAAGCCTTTTGCCCTAGTTGAATATACTCACAACCCTAAATACATTCCAGAGTGGGAAAATCCACAAGGAAGAAGCAAGCCCATTTATTTAAAAACGTTACTTACTAATTTAGGCAAAACAGAAAGCGAAATTGCCGATATATTAGAACAGCTTGAAGAAAAAGAGGTGATGGATAAACTTTTTACAGGTTTAGACAATGCCTGA
- a CDS encoding terminase yields the protein MPEIKRQVTILRPTNYGKEENNYKHLYILLTDPCFDGETGKEDMILSVSCSSIKDGKALDETCILKAGIHEFITRDSFIFYRHLRIDTLSDIKANIAKGYFIQKALINDEIYQDILKGVLSSKSVVPRYKRFLKKRYPPKCLP from the coding sequence ATGCCTGAAATAAAAAGACAAGTTACCATTCTTAGACCAACTAACTACGGCAAAGAAGAAAACAACTACAAGCATTTATATATTTTACTTACTGATCCTTGTTTTGATGGGGAAACCGGTAAGGAAGATATGATTTTAAGTGTTAGTTGCTCAAGTATTAAAGACGGTAAAGCACTAGATGAAACTTGCATTTTAAAAGCCGGCATACACGAATTTATCACTAGAGACAGCTTTATTTTCTACCGCCATTTAAGAATTGATACTTTAAGCGATATAAAAGCCAATATAGCAAAAGGTTATTTCATTCAGAAAGCCTTAATTAATGATGAAATCTATCAAGATATATTAAAAGGTGTTCTATCGTCTAAATCGGTAGTACCTAGATATAAACGCTTTCTAAAAAAACGCTATCCGCCAAAATGCCTGCCTTGA
- a CDS encoding helix-turn-helix transcriptional regulator, with translation MTESTITHLADDVRIIRPFIARQKLGVGKTTFSDWQNPKSKRYRPNFPKKIQLGVNSVGYLESEINAFIQSLADSRV, from the coding sequence ATGACCGAAAGCACTATCACACACCTTGCCGATGATGTTCGCATTATCCGCCCATTTATCGCCCGCCAAAAGTTAGGTGTAGGCAAAACCACCTTTTCAGACTGGCAGAACCCGAAATCGAAACGCTACCGCCCTAATTTCCCGAAGAAGATTCAGCTAGGGGTAAATTCAGTAGGCTACCTAGAGAGCGAAATCAACGCTTTTATTCAATCGTTGGCGGATAGCCGAGTATAA